A window of Rhodococcus sp. SGAir0479 contains these coding sequences:
- a CDS encoding prepilin peptidase has translation MDVWWWPAGSGLTGIVVGYGIRRGAAMFADDVSVPRGWCAGAGAVGFAVVARHGGPWPSLLAGLVLVSWMLMLGAVDLLVRRLPNALTLPGAVVIVSAAVLAGSGRAAVGGALLLAGVYLVLYLAAPSGMGAGDVKLALGLGAATGVAGASAWLFAALLAPLFTAAIGLARGRTTSPIPHGPSMCAATAVALWWL, from the coding sequence ATGGACGTCTGGTGGTGGCCGGCCGGGAGCGGGCTCACCGGCATCGTCGTCGGGTACGGGATACGCCGGGGCGCGGCGATGTTCGCCGACGACGTCTCGGTCCCGCGCGGATGGTGCGCGGGCGCGGGCGCCGTCGGGTTCGCCGTCGTCGCCCGGCACGGCGGTCCGTGGCCGTCCCTGCTCGCGGGGCTCGTGCTCGTCTCGTGGATGCTCATGCTCGGCGCCGTCGATCTGCTCGTGCGCCGGCTACCGAACGCGCTCACCCTCCCGGGAGCCGTGGTGATCGTCTCCGCCGCGGTCCTGGCCGGGAGCGGCCGGGCCGCCGTGGGAGGGGCGCTGCTGCTGGCGGGCGTGTACCTGGTGCTCTACCTCGCGGCGCCGTCGGGGATGGGCGCGGGCGACGTCAAACTCGCGCTCGGTCTCGGGGCCGCGACCGGCGTGGCCGGGGCGTCCGCGTGGCTGTTCGCGGCACTTCTCGCGCCGCTGTTCACGGCCGCGATCGGGCTCGCGCGCGGGCGCACGACAAGCCCGATCCCACACGGTCCGTCGATGTGCGCGGCGACCGCGGTGGCGTTGTGGTGGCTGTGA
- the mltG gene encoding endolytic transglycosylase MltG, producing the protein MSDRRDPTGRPEYESAPGYAGEHDYGHDYGRPYEPAPGHDDGYGRPQYGGPDHGAGYGYEPEYDAYAYDDSRRRALPTAVGARPVSRGEARRLQAAARRKRRGRVIGVLAGAVLLGGMGAAAFAVYDKVTGRDIADYAGPGGPEVVVQVHPGDTADQIADAMAAKDVVKSSAAFYRAALHDDAMGSVQPGYYSVATRISGSDAVSALVSPEARVGALVVSEGRQLHDTKDVQTGAVKKGIYSLIAEASCVGRGDAEKCISYDDLNRAGAGADLAALGVPDWARAQVANVPDRDRQLEGLIAAGSWDFDPTQSPVEILRHLVGSSADSYESTGLESAGGKVGLAPYQMLVVASLVEREALPTDFDKVARVVLNRLAVNQPLQFDSTVNYALDETEVATTDADRARVTPWNTYAMPGLPATPIASPSINALRAVEDPAPGDFLYFVTIDKKGTTLFTRSYEEHLANIELARRSGILDSGR; encoded by the coding sequence CGGACCGGATCACGGCGCGGGCTACGGCTACGAACCGGAGTACGACGCGTACGCGTACGACGACTCCCGCCGTCGTGCACTGCCGACCGCCGTCGGAGCGCGTCCCGTCAGCCGCGGTGAGGCGCGGCGATTGCAGGCCGCCGCTCGGCGCAAGCGCCGCGGTCGCGTCATCGGTGTCCTGGCCGGCGCGGTCCTTCTCGGCGGCATGGGCGCGGCCGCGTTCGCGGTGTACGACAAGGTGACCGGGCGCGACATCGCCGATTACGCCGGCCCGGGCGGTCCCGAGGTGGTCGTCCAGGTCCATCCCGGTGACACCGCCGATCAGATCGCGGACGCGATGGCGGCCAAGGACGTCGTCAAGAGTTCGGCCGCTTTCTACCGGGCGGCGCTGCACGACGATGCGATGGGTTCGGTACAGCCGGGCTACTACTCCGTCGCGACCCGGATCTCGGGCTCCGACGCCGTGTCGGCGCTGGTCTCGCCCGAGGCGCGCGTCGGCGCGCTGGTGGTCTCGGAGGGTCGTCAGCTCCACGACACCAAGGACGTCCAGACCGGTGCCGTCAAGAAGGGCATCTACTCGCTCATCGCCGAGGCGAGCTGCGTCGGCCGGGGCGACGCCGAGAAGTGCATCAGCTACGACGACCTCAACCGCGCCGGAGCCGGCGCCGACCTGGCGGCGCTGGGGGTGCCGGACTGGGCCCGCGCGCAGGTCGCGAACGTCCCGGACCGCGACCGTCAGCTCGAAGGGCTCATCGCGGCCGGCAGCTGGGATTTCGATCCCACGCAGAGCCCCGTCGAGATCCTGCGCCACCTCGTCGGATCGAGCGCCGACAGCTACGAGTCCACCGGGCTCGAGAGCGCGGGCGGCAAGGTGGGGCTGGCGCCGTATCAGATGCTCGTCGTCGCGTCGCTGGTCGAACGTGAAGCGCTGCCCACCGATTTCGACAAGGTCGCGCGCGTCGTGCTGAACCGCCTGGCGGTCAACCAGCCGCTGCAGTTCGACTCCACCGTGAACTACGCCCTCGACGAGACCGAGGTGGCGACCACCGACGCCGACCGGGCCCGCGTCACGCCGTGGAACACCTACGCGATGCCCGGCCTGCCGGCCACCCCGATCGCGTCGCCGAGTATCAACGCCCTTCGCGCCGTGGAGGATCCGGCCCCCGGAGACTTCCTGTACTTCGTCACGATCGACAAGAAGGGCACGACGCTGTTCACCCGCAGCTACGAGGAGCACCTGGCGAACATCGAGCTCGCTCGCCGGAGCGGCATCCTCGACAGCGGACGGTGA
- the aroB gene encoding 3-dehydroquinate synthase, with product MTEPVRVQVATADPYPVIIGRGLLGELVEELEGTRTVAIFHQPPLAETAEAVRKALAEKGIDAHRIEIPDAEEGKDLAVAGFCWEVLGRIGLTRSDAIVSLGGGAATDLAGFVAATWMRGVRIVHVPTTLLAMVDAAVGGKTGINTEAGKNLVGAFHEPSAVLIDLATLETVPRNEIVAGMAEIIKTGFIADPVILDLIEADPEAALDPTGTVLPELIRRSVEVKAQVVAADLKESSLREILNYGHTLGHAIERRERYRWRHGAAVAVGLVYAAELGRLAGRLDDTTADRHRSILELVGLPTTYDGDAFADLMKGMQTDKKNRAGLLRFVVLDGLAKPGRLEGPDPSLLVAAYGAVARDAGPSGGTVLL from the coding sequence GTGACCGAACCGGTACGCGTCCAGGTGGCAACAGCCGACCCCTACCCCGTGATCATCGGGCGGGGTCTGCTCGGGGAACTCGTCGAGGAACTCGAAGGCACCCGCACCGTGGCGATCTTCCACCAGCCGCCGCTCGCCGAGACCGCCGAGGCGGTGCGAAAGGCACTCGCCGAGAAGGGGATCGACGCCCACCGCATCGAGATTCCCGATGCCGAGGAGGGCAAGGACCTCGCGGTCGCGGGCTTCTGCTGGGAGGTGCTCGGGCGCATCGGGCTGACCCGCAGCGACGCGATCGTCAGCCTCGGCGGCGGCGCCGCGACCGACCTCGCCGGCTTCGTGGCCGCGACGTGGATGCGCGGAGTGCGGATCGTGCACGTCCCGACGACCTTGCTGGCGATGGTCGACGCGGCGGTCGGCGGCAAGACCGGCATCAACACCGAGGCCGGCAAGAACCTCGTCGGTGCGTTCCACGAGCCGTCCGCGGTGCTGATCGACCTGGCCACCCTGGAGACGGTGCCCCGCAACGAGATCGTCGCGGGAATGGCCGAGATCATCAAGACCGGTTTCATCGCCGACCCGGTGATCCTCGACCTCATCGAGGCCGACCCCGAGGCGGCACTGGATCCCACCGGCACCGTGCTGCCCGAGCTGATCCGCCGCTCCGTCGAGGTCAAGGCGCAGGTCGTCGCCGCCGACCTCAAGGAGTCGAGCCTGCGCGAGATCCTCAACTACGGGCACACCCTCGGCCACGCGATCGAGCGTCGTGAGCGCTACCGCTGGCGTCACGGCGCCGCGGTGGCTGTCGGCCTGGTGTACGCGGCCGAACTGGGCCGCCTGGCCGGACGGCTCGACGACACCACGGCCGACCGGCACCGCTCGATCCTCGAACTCGTCGGACTGCCCACCACCTACGACGGCGACGCCTTCGCGGACCTCATGAAGGGCATGCAGACCGACAAGAAGAACCGGGCCGGGCTGCTGCGGTTCGTCGTGCTCGACGGGCTCGCCAAGCCGGGCCGCCTCGAGGGCCCGGACCCGTCGCTGCTGGTCGCCGCGTACGGGGCCGTCGCACGCGACGCGGGCCCCAGCGGGGGGACGGTGCTGCTGTGA
- a CDS encoding shikimate dehydrogenase: MPDSQNPATRKAAVLGSPIAHSKSPLLHLAAYRALGLNDWTYERIECTGEQLPGLVSGLGPEWVGLSVTMPGKVAALEFATERTDRAVTIGSANTLVRTADGWRADCTDVDGVRGALVEGGVGDLTGGDAVVVGAGGTARPALVALADLGVDAVTVVARDAARARPTLACAEAVGLRVRHVTFDSDSLGPLCAAAGALVSTVPAAGAAPYADVLGRAPFVLDAIYDPWPTPLAAAVAHAGGTVVGGLAMLLNQAYGQVEQFTNRPAPREAMAAAIR; this comes from the coding sequence ATGCCCGACTCGCAGAACCCGGCGACCCGCAAGGCGGCGGTGTTGGGTAGCCCCATCGCGCATTCGAAGTCGCCGCTGCTCCATCTGGCGGCCTACCGCGCGCTGGGGCTGAACGACTGGACGTACGAGCGGATCGAGTGCACGGGGGAGCAGCTACCCGGCCTGGTGTCCGGCCTCGGCCCGGAATGGGTCGGGCTCTCGGTCACCATGCCCGGCAAGGTTGCGGCACTCGAGTTCGCGACCGAACGCACCGACCGTGCCGTCACGATCGGATCGGCCAACACGCTGGTCCGCACCGCGGACGGATGGCGCGCGGACTGCACCGACGTGGACGGTGTCCGCGGCGCCCTCGTCGAGGGTGGCGTCGGCGACCTCACCGGCGGCGACGCGGTGGTCGTCGGCGCCGGCGGCACGGCCCGTCCCGCCCTGGTCGCCTTGGCGGACCTGGGCGTCGACGCGGTCACCGTGGTGGCGCGCGACGCCGCGCGTGCCCGGCCCACGCTCGCGTGCGCCGAGGCGGTGGGGCTGCGGGTGCGTCACGTCACGTTCGACAGCGACAGCCTCGGACCGCTGTGCGCCGCGGCGGGCGCGTTGGTCAGTACCGTTCCCGCAGCGGGCGCCGCACCGTACGCCGACGTGCTCGGCCGGGCGCCGTTCGTCCTCGACGCCATCTACGACCCGTGGCCCACCCCGCTCGCCGCGGCCGTTGCGCACGCGGGCGGCACGGTCGTCGGCGGGCTGGCCATGCTGCTCAACCAGGCCTACGGCCAGGTCGAGCAGTTCACCAATCGCCCCGCGCCGCGCGAGGCGATGGCCGCGGCGATCCGCTAG
- a CDS encoding shikimate kinase: MTPRAVLIGPPGAGKSTIGRRLAQAFDLELLDTDVEIERRTGRTIPEIFATDGEPYFREIEEQVVAEALETHDGILSLGGGAILSERTRSRLSGHTVVYLEISVAEGLKRTGASTGRPLLTGGDPKAKYHALMRRRRPLYRQVATIRMRTDSRSPGRVVQQLVTKLTDAPAPGAPAHETEAEQ; the protein is encoded by the coding sequence ATGACACCGCGCGCCGTGCTGATCGGCCCGCCCGGCGCGGGCAAGTCGACCATCGGTCGGCGGCTCGCGCAGGCGTTCGACCTCGAACTGCTCGACACCGACGTCGAGATCGAACGCCGCACCGGCCGCACCATCCCGGAAATCTTCGCGACGGACGGGGAACCGTACTTCCGGGAGATCGAGGAACAGGTCGTCGCGGAGGCGCTCGAGACGCACGACGGAATACTGTCGCTCGGCGGCGGCGCGATCCTGTCCGAACGGACCCGCTCCCGGCTGTCCGGGCATACCGTGGTGTATCTGGAGATCAGCGTCGCGGAAGGACTCAAGCGGACCGGCGCCAGCACCGGCCGGCCCCTGCTGACCGGTGGCGATCCCAAGGCGAAGTATCACGCGTTGATGCGACGACGCCGGCCGCTCTACCGGCAGGTGGCGACCATCCGGATGCGCACCGACAGCCGCAGCCCCGGTCGGGTGGTCCAGCAGTTGGTGACGAAGTTGACCGACGCGCCCGCCCCGGGCGCCCCGGCACACGAGACAGAAGCGGAGCAGTAG
- the aroC gene encoding chorismate synthase → MLRWITAGESHGPALVAMLEGMVAGVEVTSDDISAQLARRRLGYGRGARMKFEADKVTIIGGVRHGRTLGGPIAIEVGNTEWPKWETIMSADPVDEAELAGQARNAPLTRPRPGHADYSGMLKYGFDDARPVLERASARETAARVAAGTVARQFLRQLFGVEVLSHVVSIGASEPYTGVGPEAGDLETIDASPVRAFGEAAEASMIAEIEAAKKDGDTLGGVVEVIVHGLPVGLGSFVSGADRLDSKLAAALMGIQAIKGVEVGDGFETARRRGSAAHDEMRPGADGVLRSTNRAGGLEGGMTNGEALRVRAAMKPISTVPRALSTVDMATGEEAVAIHQRSDVCAVPAAGVVAEAMVALVVAQAALDKFGGDSIAETRSNYQRYVEGIAARPPR, encoded by the coding sequence GTGTTGCGCTGGATAACTGCTGGAGAGTCCCATGGTCCCGCCCTCGTCGCCATGCTCGAGGGGATGGTCGCCGGCGTCGAGGTGACGTCCGACGACATCTCGGCGCAGCTCGCGCGCCGCCGCCTCGGCTACGGCCGCGGCGCCCGGATGAAGTTCGAGGCCGACAAGGTCACGATCATCGGTGGCGTCCGGCACGGCCGCACCCTCGGCGGCCCGATCGCGATCGAGGTCGGAAACACCGAGTGGCCCAAGTGGGAGACCATCATGTCCGCCGACCCGGTGGACGAGGCCGAACTCGCCGGTCAGGCCCGCAACGCACCGCTGACCCGTCCGCGCCCCGGCCACGCCGACTACTCGGGCATGCTCAAGTACGGGTTCGACGACGCCCGCCCGGTGCTCGAGCGCGCCAGCGCCCGGGAGACCGCCGCGCGAGTCGCGGCCGGGACCGTCGCCCGCCAGTTCCTGCGTCAGCTGTTCGGCGTGGAGGTGCTCTCGCACGTCGTCTCGATCGGGGCGTCCGAGCCGTACACCGGCGTCGGCCCCGAGGCCGGGGACCTGGAGACCATCGACGCCAGCCCGGTGCGGGCGTTCGGCGAGGCCGCAGAAGCTTCCATGATCGCCGAGATCGAGGCGGCCAAGAAGGACGGCGACACGCTCGGCGGTGTCGTCGAGGTCATCGTCCACGGCCTGCCGGTCGGGCTCGGCTCGTTCGTCAGCGGGGCGGACCGTCTCGACTCCAAACTCGCGGCCGCGCTCATGGGCATCCAGGCGATCAAGGGCGTCGAGGTCGGCGACGGCTTCGAGACCGCGCGGCGCCGGGGCAGTGCCGCCCACGACGAGATGCGCCCGGGGGCTGACGGCGTCCTGCGCTCGACCAACCGCGCGGGCGGTCTCGAGGGAGGCATGACCAACGGGGAGGCGCTGCGCGTGCGGGCGGCGATGAAGCCGATCTCCACCGTCCCGCGGGCACTGTCGACCGTCGACATGGCGACCGGCGAGGAGGCCGTCGCGATCCATCAGCGCTCCGACGTGTGCGCGGTCCCCGCGGCCGGCGTCGTGGCGGAGGCGATGGTGGCGCTGGTCGTCGCGCAGGCCGCGCTCGACAAGTTCGGTGGCGACTCGATCGCCGAGACCCGTTCGAACTACCAGCGCTACGTCGAGGGCATCGCGGCGCGTCCGCCGCGGTGA